The proteins below are encoded in one region of Lactuca sativa cultivar Salinas chromosome 3, Lsat_Salinas_v11, whole genome shotgun sequence:
- the LOC111919026 gene encoding uncharacterized protein LOC111919026 isoform X5 produces MANIGDDNNNLQVTPSNPSPNPKPDNNNITPVADGDLSGSSPSPVDFIRSVASKLASQPLQYSEPDVWGVLTAISEKARRRRQGLNMLLTSDEHLIGRIVADKRFEILSNQISSRHCKIYRKKVATEDAEGQSKLLNCGFLKDTSTNGTYHNWQKLHKNSPECKLTHGDIISFAAPPQHELAYAYVFREVLNPPTVSDSSPLKRKADELGSETKRQRGIGIGASEGPISLDDFRSLQRSNTELRKQLEDQVATIDQLRSENRAAIDLHEVEKKNLKESISNSYQDELKEMRNVIEEKQKELNEVNKITSEQKSAMVDLNERLNASMQSCTEANEIMRSQNATISELKILLDEERDQRKEDREKADANLTASIQRVKAEAQEELKRLSDASLRRENEQQEIINKLQESEKERCSLVETLRSKLEDTREKLVGSDNKVRQLESQLSQEQVVSSVGRKKIQELENESSRLRKELESEKQAAREEAWAKVSALELEINSAMRDLEYEKRKLKAARERIMLRETQLRAFYSTTEEISLLFAKQQEQLKSMQRTLEDEENYENISLDINPNINNHTNSLHQNKQPINSHCSGGSKAADSTTSTKKPDNNHPETSTDEDEASMTEKHECGARNQETCEETQEAEFGQSDPPVTKGGFGSDIDGFNTAPIGTETQGLDQNIDLNKLVDDTMVIDDETERVKIDNSHLHHRVVVVEEDTEAGDTIKTGDLLASEVAGSWACSTAPSCHGENESPGSGGGGGGGGGGLNDSVVAESQTGVGRNHEHEAITKMIGIVAPEMKGEFGGVIESDSEKAVVSNSDTEDCTEDEGSESEPLDHDQKMVDKMDGDDNDDDDEATQQGSG; encoded by the exons ATGGCTAACATTGGAGATGATAACAACAATCTCCAGGTGACaccttcaaaccctagccctaaccctaaacccgacAACAACAACATCACCCCCGTCGCCGATGGCGATTTGTCTGGTTCATCGCCGAGTCCTGTAGATTTTATACGATCAGTGGCTTCAAAACTCGCATCTCAGCCTTTACAGTACTCTGAACCTGATGTATGGGGGGTACTCACTGCCATCTCTGAAAAAGCCCGCCGTCGCCGTCAG GGACTAAATATGCTTTTGACTAGTGATGAGCATCTCATTGGCCGAATTGTAGCAGATAAACGGTTTGAGATTTTGTCAAATCAAATTAGTTCACGTCATTGCAAAATATATAGGAAGAAGGTTGCTACAGAAGATGCAGAAGGTCAATCCAAACTCTTAAATTGCGGCTTCTTGAAAGATACTAG CACAAATGGGACATATCACAACTGGCAAAAGTTACATAAAAACAGTCCTGAGTGTAAACTAACTCATGGGGATATCATTTCATTTGCAGCACCTCCTCAACATG AACTTGCTTATGCATATGTGTTCCGAGAAGTTCTTAATCCCCCTACAGTGTCTGATAGCTCGCCTTTAAAAAGAAAAGCGG ATGAGCTTGGATCTGAAACCAAAAGGCAAAGAGGAATTGGTATTGGTGCTTCAGAAGGTCCCATTTCTCTTGATGATTTCAGAAGCCTTCAACGGTCAAACACg GAATTAAGGAAGCAATTGGAAGATCAAGTTGCAACCATTGACCAATTGCGAAGTGAAAATCGTGCAGCCATTGACCTTCATGAAGTT gaAAAGAAAAACTTGAAGGAGTCGATTTCAAATAGTTACCAAGATGAGCTCAAGGAGATGCGAAATGTAATTGAAGAAAAACAGAAGGAATTAAATGAAGTGAATAAAATAACTTCTGAACAAAAAAGTGCTATGGTGGATCTTAATGAAAGACTTAATGCGTCTATGCAGTCATGTACAGAAGCAAATGAAATAATGCGTAG CCAAAATGCAACCATATCTGAGCTCAAGATTCTTCTAGATGAAGAGAgggatcaaagaaaagaggatAGAGAAAAAGCTGATGCAAACTTAACAGCCTCAATACAAAGAGTTAAAGCAGAAGCCCAAGAGGAATTGAAACGCCTCTCAGATGCTTCTCTTAGACGTGAAAACGAGCAACAAgaaattataaataaacttcag GAATCGGAGAAAGAAAGGTGTTCATTGGTGGAGACTTTGAGATCCAAATTG GAAGACACTAGGGAGAAATTAGTTGGCTCTGATAATAAGGTTCGCCAGCTGGAATCACAGCTTTCTCAAGAGCAAGTGGTTTCTTCTGTTGGTAGAAAA AAAATACAAGAACTTGAAAATgaaagtagcagattgagaaaaGAACTTGAAAGCGAAAAG CAGGCAGCTAGGGAAGAAGCCTGGGCTAAAGTTTCTGCCCTTGAACTTGAAATCAATTCTGCAATGCGCGACCTTGaatatgaaaaacgaaaattaaaAGCCGCCCGTGAACGAATAATGCTTCG GGAAACTCAACTCCGGGCTTTCTATTCAACAACAGAGGAAATCTCTTTATTATTCGCAAAGCAACAAGAACAGTTAAAATCAATGCAAAGAACACTAGAAGATGAAGAAAATTACGAAAACATATCACTAGATATTAACCCTAATATCAACAATCATACAAATTCTCTCCACCAAAACAAACAACCAATAAACTCCCACTGCAGTGGCGGCAGTAAGGCGGCAGACTCCACCACCTCCACCAAAAAACCCGACAACAATCACCCAGAAACATCAACCGATGAAGATGAAGCCAGCATGACCGAAAAACACGAATGCGGTGCCCGAAATCAAgaaacatgtgaagaaacacaaGAAGCAGAATTCGGGCAGTCTGACCCACCGGTTACCAAGGGCGGTTTTGGATCCGATATTGATGGTTTTAACACCGCCCCTATAGGAACCGAAACTCAAGGACTCGATCAGAATATTGATTTGAATAAGTTAGTGGATGATACGATGGTGATCGATGATGAAACCGAGAGGGTTAAAATCGACAATTCACATTTACACCACcgtgtggtggtggtggaggaggatacGGAGGCCGGAGACACCATTAAAACCGGCGACCTTTTGGCTTCGGAGGTGGCCGGAAGTTGGGCGTGTAGTACTGCTCCTTCGTGTCATGGTGAGAATGAGTCTCCGGGAAGTGGCGGCGGcggcggcggcggtggtggtggtttgAATGATTCGGTTGTGGCGGAGAGTCAGACGGGAGTTGGGAGGAATCATGAACATGAGGCGATTACTAAGATGATTGGGATTGTTGCCCCTGAAATGAAGGGTGAATTTGGAGGTGTTATTGAGAGTGATAGTGAAAAAGCCGTTGTATCCAATTCAGATACGGAGGATTGCACTGAAGATGAAGGCAGTGAATCTGAGCCGTTGGATCATGATCAAAAAATGGTTGATAAAATGGACGgcgatgataatgatgatgacgatgaggcAACACAGCAAGGTTCAGGCTAA
- the LOC111919026 gene encoding uncharacterized protein LOC111919026 isoform X4 has protein sequence MANIGDDNNNLQVTPSNPSPNPKPDNNNITPVADGDLSGSSPSPVDFIRSVASKLASQPLQYSEPDVWGVLTAISEKARRRRQGLNMLLTSDEHLIGRIVADKRFEILSNQISSRHCKIYRKKVATEDAEGQSKLLNCGFLKDTSTNGTYHNWQKLHKNSPECKLTHGDIISFAAPPQHAELAYAYVFREVLNPPTVSDSSPLKRKADELGSETKRQRGIGIGASEGPISLDDFRSLQRSNTELRKQLEDQVATIDQLRSENRAAIDLHEVEKKNLKESISNSYQDELKEMRNVIEEKQKELNEVNKITSEQKSAMVDLNERLNASMQSCTEANEIMRSQNATISELKILLDEERDQRKEDREKADANLTASIQRVKAEAQEELKRLSDASLRRENEQQEIINKLQESEKERCSLVETLRSKLEDTREKLVGSDNKVRQLESQLSQEQVVSSVGRKKIQELENESSRLRKELESEKQAAREEAWAKVSALELEINSAMRDLEYEKRKLKAARERIMLRETQLRAFYSTTEEISLLFAKQQEQLKSMQRTLEDEENYENISLDINPNINNHTNSLHQNKQPINSHCSGGSKAADSTTSTKKPDNNHPETSTDEDEASMTEKHECGARNQETCEETQEAEFGQSDPPVTKGGFGSDIDGFNTAPIGTETQGLDQNIDLNKLVDDTMVIDDETERVKIDNSHLHHRVVVVEEDTEAGDTIKTGDLLASEVAGSWACSTAPSCHGENESPGSGGGGGGGGGGLNDSVVAESQTGVGRNHEHEAITKMIGIVAPEMKGEFGGVIESDSEKAVVSNSDTEDCTEDEGSESEPLDHDQKMVDKMDGDDNDDDDEATQQGSG, from the exons ATGGCTAACATTGGAGATGATAACAACAATCTCCAGGTGACaccttcaaaccctagccctaaccctaaacccgacAACAACAACATCACCCCCGTCGCCGATGGCGATTTGTCTGGTTCATCGCCGAGTCCTGTAGATTTTATACGATCAGTGGCTTCAAAACTCGCATCTCAGCCTTTACAGTACTCTGAACCTGATGTATGGGGGGTACTCACTGCCATCTCTGAAAAAGCCCGCCGTCGCCGTCAG GGACTAAATATGCTTTTGACTAGTGATGAGCATCTCATTGGCCGAATTGTAGCAGATAAACGGTTTGAGATTTTGTCAAATCAAATTAGTTCACGTCATTGCAAAATATATAGGAAGAAGGTTGCTACAGAAGATGCAGAAGGTCAATCCAAACTCTTAAATTGCGGCTTCTTGAAAGATACTAG CACAAATGGGACATATCACAACTGGCAAAAGTTACATAAAAACAGTCCTGAGTGTAAACTAACTCATGGGGATATCATTTCATTTGCAGCACCTCCTCAACATG CAGAACTTGCTTATGCATATGTGTTCCGAGAAGTTCTTAATCCCCCTACAGTGTCTGATAGCTCGCCTTTAAAAAGAAAAGCGG ATGAGCTTGGATCTGAAACCAAAAGGCAAAGAGGAATTGGTATTGGTGCTTCAGAAGGTCCCATTTCTCTTGATGATTTCAGAAGCCTTCAACGGTCAAACACg GAATTAAGGAAGCAATTGGAAGATCAAGTTGCAACCATTGACCAATTGCGAAGTGAAAATCGTGCAGCCATTGACCTTCATGAAGTT gaAAAGAAAAACTTGAAGGAGTCGATTTCAAATAGTTACCAAGATGAGCTCAAGGAGATGCGAAATGTAATTGAAGAAAAACAGAAGGAATTAAATGAAGTGAATAAAATAACTTCTGAACAAAAAAGTGCTATGGTGGATCTTAATGAAAGACTTAATGCGTCTATGCAGTCATGTACAGAAGCAAATGAAATAATGCGTAG CCAAAATGCAACCATATCTGAGCTCAAGATTCTTCTAGATGAAGAGAgggatcaaagaaaagaggatAGAGAAAAAGCTGATGCAAACTTAACAGCCTCAATACAAAGAGTTAAAGCAGAAGCCCAAGAGGAATTGAAACGCCTCTCAGATGCTTCTCTTAGACGTGAAAACGAGCAACAAgaaattataaataaacttcag GAATCGGAGAAAGAAAGGTGTTCATTGGTGGAGACTTTGAGATCCAAATTG GAAGACACTAGGGAGAAATTAGTTGGCTCTGATAATAAGGTTCGCCAGCTGGAATCACAGCTTTCTCAAGAGCAAGTGGTTTCTTCTGTTGGTAGAAAA AAAATACAAGAACTTGAAAATgaaagtagcagattgagaaaaGAACTTGAAAGCGAAAAG CAGGCAGCTAGGGAAGAAGCCTGGGCTAAAGTTTCTGCCCTTGAACTTGAAATCAATTCTGCAATGCGCGACCTTGaatatgaaaaacgaaaattaaaAGCCGCCCGTGAACGAATAATGCTTCG GGAAACTCAACTCCGGGCTTTCTATTCAACAACAGAGGAAATCTCTTTATTATTCGCAAAGCAACAAGAACAGTTAAAATCAATGCAAAGAACACTAGAAGATGAAGAAAATTACGAAAACATATCACTAGATATTAACCCTAATATCAACAATCATACAAATTCTCTCCACCAAAACAAACAACCAATAAACTCCCACTGCAGTGGCGGCAGTAAGGCGGCAGACTCCACCACCTCCACCAAAAAACCCGACAACAATCACCCAGAAACATCAACCGATGAAGATGAAGCCAGCATGACCGAAAAACACGAATGCGGTGCCCGAAATCAAgaaacatgtgaagaaacacaaGAAGCAGAATTCGGGCAGTCTGACCCACCGGTTACCAAGGGCGGTTTTGGATCCGATATTGATGGTTTTAACACCGCCCCTATAGGAACCGAAACTCAAGGACTCGATCAGAATATTGATTTGAATAAGTTAGTGGATGATACGATGGTGATCGATGATGAAACCGAGAGGGTTAAAATCGACAATTCACATTTACACCACcgtgtggtggtggtggaggaggatacGGAGGCCGGAGACACCATTAAAACCGGCGACCTTTTGGCTTCGGAGGTGGCCGGAAGTTGGGCGTGTAGTACTGCTCCTTCGTGTCATGGTGAGAATGAGTCTCCGGGAAGTGGCGGCGGcggcggcggcggtggtggtggtttgAATGATTCGGTTGTGGCGGAGAGTCAGACGGGAGTTGGGAGGAATCATGAACATGAGGCGATTACTAAGATGATTGGGATTGTTGCCCCTGAAATGAAGGGTGAATTTGGAGGTGTTATTGAGAGTGATAGTGAAAAAGCCGTTGTATCCAATTCAGATACGGAGGATTGCACTGAAGATGAAGGCAGTGAATCTGAGCCGTTGGATCATGATCAAAAAATGGTTGATAAAATGGACGgcgatgataatgatgatgacgatgaggcAACACAGCAAGGTTCAGGCTAA